From a region of the Magnetococcales bacterium genome:
- a CDS encoding BrnA antitoxin family protein, whose translation MTGKSAVTQTDWSKVDAHSIQPEEYQELPEWTDEMFQAAEERVGGKRAPRGRHSAGPNKISTTVRFDSDVLTAFRATGKGWQTRMNNALRDWLKLHPSG comes from the coding sequence ATGACCGGGAAATCAGCCGTTACGCAAACCGACTGGTCCAAAGTGGACGCCCATTCCATCCAGCCGGAAGAGTACCAGGAGCTGCCGGAGTGGACCGATGAGATGTTCCAAGCCGCCGAAGAACGTGTCGGGGGAAAACGGGCTCCTCGTGGCCGCCACTCCGCTGGCCCGAACAAGATCTCCACCACCGTGCGTTTCGACTCCGACGTGCTGACCGCCTTCCGGGCCACCGGAAAAGGCTGGCAGACCCGAATGAATAACGCCCTTCGGGATTGGTTGAAGCTTCATCCCTCGGGGTGA
- a CDS encoding BrnT family toxin: MKITYDPNKREKTLIERGLDFESAATLFAGRVFEIEDTRQDYGERRILCFGELNGRLLVVGYVQRGDNRHVFSMRKANDREISRYANRLVQSGRPFHPAGRVPGAAGVDR, encoded by the coding sequence ATGAAGATCACTTACGATCCCAACAAACGTGAAAAGACCCTCATCGAGCGGGGACTTGATTTCGAAAGCGCGGCGACTCTCTTCGCGGGGCGCGTTTTTGAGATCGAAGACACCCGCCAAGATTATGGTGAACGCCGCATCCTGTGTTTCGGTGAACTGAATGGGCGTTTGTTGGTGGTCGGATATGTGCAACGAGGCGACAACCGCCACGTTTTTTCCATGAGGAAAGCCAATGACCGGGAAATCAGCCGTTACGCAAACCGACTGGTCCAAAGTGGACGCCCATTCCATCCAGCCGGAAGAGTACCAGGAGCTGCCGGAGTGGACCGATGA